A single region of the Thermotoga profunda AZM34c06 genome encodes:
- a CDS encoding anaerobic ribonucleoside-triphosphate reductase activating protein, whose amino-acid sequence MRLIQGWTKVSLLDYPGYLCSVVFTAGCNLRCPYCHNKNLINKNGSHYQIVWEEVVNWLSKNHQMIDGVCFTGGEPTLCSDLESMIYDVKRLNMMVKLDTNGTNPLVLKKLLDLHLIDFVAMDIKAPLDKYTQICRSNVDIFSIQKSVELIRIYAPNYEFRTTFHPSLLSIEDFHRICEWLKGIDIYVIQNCRVGNNLDPSFNELPQVDYKYIQDIANLCKSYFSKFILRGFTIPLQKTADSLQRV is encoded by the coding sequence ATGCGTTTGATTCAAGGCTGGACCAAAGTCAGTCTTTTGGATTACCCGGGTTACCTATGCTCTGTGGTGTTTACAGCTGGATGTAATCTCAGGTGTCCTTATTGCCATAATAAAAATTTGATTAACAAAAACGGATCACACTATCAGATCGTATGGGAAGAAGTCGTAAATTGGCTATCGAAAAACCATCAAATGATAGATGGTGTATGTTTCACAGGAGGTGAACCGACTCTCTGTTCGGATTTAGAGTCGATGATCTACGATGTCAAGAGATTAAATATGATGGTGAAACTTGATACGAATGGCACAAACCCACTTGTATTGAAAAAATTGCTTGATCTGCATCTGATAGATTTTGTAGCGATGGATATAAAGGCTCCGCTGGATAAATACACCCAGATTTGTAGATCCAATGTTGATATTTTCAGTATACAAAAATCAGTTGAATTAATAAGAATATATGCACCAAATTATGAATTTCGGACAACTTTTCACCCTTCACTACTTTCAATCGAAGATTTCCATCGAATTTGTGAGTGGCTAAAAGGTATCGATATTTATGTCATTCAGAATTGTAGAGTTGGCAATAACCTCGATCCTTCCTTCAATGAACTACCACAGGTTGATTACAAATATATCCAAGATATAGCAAATCTCTGCAAAAGTTATTTTTCAAAATTCATTCTTCGTGGTTTTACAATACCTTTGCAAAAGACCGCTGACAGCCTTCAAAGGGTATAA